From Daphnia pulicaria isolate SC F1-1A chromosome 4, SC_F0-13Bv2, whole genome shotgun sequence, one genomic window encodes:
- the LOC124337215 gene encoding histone H3, whose protein sequence is MARTKQTARKSTGGKAPRKQLATKAARKSAPATGGVKKPHRYRPGTVALREIRRYQKSTELLIRKLPFQRLVREIAQDFKTDLRFQSSAVMALQEASEAYLVGLFEDTNLCAIHAKRVTIMPKDIQLARRIRGERA, encoded by the coding sequence ATGGCCCGTACCAAGCAGACCGCTCGTAAATCCACCGGGGGCAAGGCGCCCCGCAAACAGTTGGCCACCAAAGCAGCTCGCAAGAGTGCGCCGGCCACTGGAGGAGTCAAGAAACCCCATCGTTATCGTCCCGGCACCGTCGCCCTTCGTGAGATCCGTCGCTACCAAAAGTCGACCGAGCTTCTGATCCGCAAGTTGCCATTCCAGCGCTTGGTCAGAGAAATCGCCCAGGATTTCAAGACCGACTTGCGTTTCCAGAGCTCGGCCGTCATGGCCCTGCAGGAGGCCAGCGAGGCTTACTTGGTGGGTCTTTTCGAAGACACCAACTTGTGCGCCATCCACGCCAAGCGAGTCACCATCATGCCAAAAGACATCCAGCTCGCTCGCCGTATTCGTGGTGAACGTGCTTAA
- the LOC124337239 gene encoding histone H2A has protein sequence MSGRGKGGKVKGKSKTRSSRAGLQFPVGRIHRMLRKGSYAERVGAGAPVYLAAVMEYLAAEVLELAGNAARDNKKTRIIPRHLQLAIRNDEELNKLLSGVTIAQGGVLPNIQAVLLPKKTDKPAKA, from the coding sequence ATGTCTGGTCGTGGCAAAGGAGGCAAAGTCAAGGGAAAGTCAAAGACCCGTTCCAGCAGGGCCGGACTTCAATTCCCCGTCGGTCGTATCCATCGAATGCTCCGCAAAGGATCGTACGCAGAGCGCGTCGGTGCCGGTGCCCCCGTCTACTTGGCTGCCGTCATGGAGTACTTGGCCGCTGAGGTCCTCGAGTTGGCTGGTAACGCCGCCCGTGACAACAAGAAGACCCGCATCATCCCTCGTCACTTGCAATTGGCCATCCGCAACGACGAAGAGTTGAACAAACTTCTCTCCGGTGTCACCATCGCTCAGGGTGGTGTTTTGCCCAACATCCAGGCCGTTCTCTTGCCCAAGAAAACCGACAAGCCCGCCAAGGCTTAA
- the LOC124337198 gene encoding endocuticle structural glycoprotein SgAbd-3-like, with the protein MKLFVIAAVLAVAAATSYPSNYAPSSYNKDNKYAGITIVSQSDERNLDGSSKWSYAGSDYTTREESQVQKKMQGASYDSYGKATYEDVMGNTNKGSSYWVSPEGEKITLTWSADEAGFQPKGDHLPVAPVHEYELPVAPVHEYELPVHVPFNGKGYKIY; encoded by the exons ATGAAGCTG TTCGTTATCGCCGCTGTCTTGGCCGTCGCTGCCGCCACCAGCTACCCCTCCAACTACGCTCCTTCCAGCTACAATAAGGATAACAAGTACGCCGGAATCACCATCGTGAGCCAATCCGATGAGCGCAACCTTGACGGCAGCAGCAAGTGGAG CTACGCCGGATCCGACTACACCACCCGTGAAGAGTCCCAGGTCCAGAAGAAGATGCAAGGAGCCTCTTACGATTCTTACGGAAAGGCCACCTACGAGGATGTTATGGGCAACACCAACAAGGGATCTTCTTACTGGGTCTCCCCCGAAGGCGAGAAAATTACTTTGACCTGGTCCGCTGATGAGGCCGGTTTCCAGCCAAAGGGCGACCACTTGCCAGTTGCTCCCGTCCATGAGTACGAGCTCCCAGTTGCCCCCGTCCACGAATACGAACTCCCCGTCCATGTCCCATTCAACGGAAAGGGATACAAGATCTACTAA
- the LOC124337196 gene encoding endocuticle structural glycoprotein ABD-4-like → MKLFVIAAVLAVAAATSYPSNYAPSSYNKDNKYAGITIVSQSDERNLDGSSKWSYAGSDYTTREESQVQKKMQSASYDSYGKATYEDVMGNTNKGSSYWVSPEGEKITLTWSADEAGFQPKGDHLPVAPVHEYELPVAPVHEYELPVAPALPYTRTGPGY, encoded by the exons ATGAAGCTT TTCGTTATCGCCGCTGTCTTGGCCGTCGCTGCCGCCACTAGCTACCCTTCCAACTATGCTCCTTCCAGCTACAATAAGGATAACAAGTACGCCGGAATCACCATCGTTAGCCAATCCGATGAGCGCAACCTTGACGGCAGCAGCAAGTGGAG CTACGCCGGATCCGACTACACCACCCGTGAAGAGTCCCAGGTCCAGAAGAAGATGCAAAGCGCCTCTTACGATTCTTACGGAAAGGCCACCTACGAGGATGTTATGGGCAACACCAACAAGGGATCTTCCTACTGGGTTTCTCCTGAAGGCGAGAAAATTACTTTGACCTGGTCCGCCGATGAGGCCGGTTTCCAGCCCAAAGGCGACCACTTGCCAGTTGCTCCCGTCCATGAGTACGAGCTCCCAGTTGCCCCCGTCCACGAATACGAACTCCCCGTTGCCCCAGCTCTTCCCTACACCCGCACTGGGCCTGGCTATTAA
- the LOC124337293 gene encoding histone H4, which translates to MTGRGKGGKGLGKGGAKRHRKVLRDNIQGITKPAIRRLARRGGVKRISGLIYEETRGVLKVFLENVIRDAVTYTEHAKRKTVTAMDVVYALKRQGRTLYGFGG; encoded by the coding sequence ATGACTGGTCGCGGCAAAGGAGGAAAAGGACTCGGCAAGGGAGGCGCCAAACGTCATCGCAAAGTTTTGCGTGACAACATCCAGGGAATCACCAAGCCGGCCATCCGTCGTCTTGCCCGTCGTGGTGGTGTCAAGCGAATCTCTGGTCTCATCTACGAGGAGACCCGCGGTGTGTTGAAGGTGTTCCTTGAGAACGTGATTCGTGACGCCGTCACCTACACTGAACACGCCAAGAGGAAGACGGTGACGGCCATGGACGTCGTCTACGCACTGAAACGCCAGGGCCGCACTCTGTACGGTTTCGGcggttaa
- the LOC124337195 gene encoding uncharacterized protein LOC124337195, producing MIRVERTTSDMVTIRFTSYEWNARNLYEMLRRCLELSSDQTVIPSLPSIWLELAELTQNTFILSSLKLAESSSSQSGPAQQQLSVIDVDIPQSSSTSSSDSGATSLSSPRAADSCIPASMAASRFDQNSSRHLSQLLDTLSDSLTTQIYLSRTKSIWRCLQL from the exons ATGATTCGTGTTGAGCGCACCACTTCGGACATGGTGACTATTCGATTCACTTCCTACGAATGGAACGCAC GAAACTTGTATGAAATGCTGAGACGTTGTCTAGAGCTTTCCAGCGATCAGACTGTCATTCCATCTTTACCGTCGATTTGGTTGGAGCTTGCTGAACTCACCCAGAATACTTTCA TTCTGTCTTCACTTAAACTGGCGGAATCGTCTTCTAGTCAAAGTGgcccagcacagcagcagctgagCGTAATCGACGTTGACATTCCTCAATCGTCAAGCACTTCCAGCTCGGATTCCGGAGCTACAAGTTTGTCATCTCCCC GTGCTGCAGATTCCTGTATACCAGCATCAATGGCTGCTTCGCGATTCGACCAGAATTCGTCTCGTCATTTATCGCAGCTGCTGGACACACTTTCGGACTCTCTCACTACGCAG ATTTATTTGTCCAGAACGAAGTCGATCTGGCGATGTTTACAACTTTGA
- the LOC124337069 gene encoding G patch domain-containing protein 11-like: MPSRFTPRHPFHQPFHGISTKSPDEKRKEALERILQFNPVKAGDKDYASPVGFVKGGVQQQTERGEIVETNENPGSSSESATNVSNDSRTNPNNEIGGWEKHTKGIGAKLLLKMGYKPGQGLGKSLQGRSEPIEAKVRKGRAAIGSEELLPPKSHHRSNAQQSLIEHKLKNKKFSKRKKNVLAAIPKAAEPPRRMNLIYPEFSNYQSKTSNILRSSMGDRMTIDRTPDVICIASSDDEDCLILSDAENSSKTTLPSDDANRTTPARRTTPLKSPTSTSSARSSAASCDVVCISSSDEEDCFILSDGETSPSNEIGARVSTALSNNNTPETFSWNRPKLSVSQRRMRKMRMKEWSQRRKIRHSISNL, translated from the exons ATGCCTTCCAGATTTACACCCAGACATCCATTCCATCAACCGTTTCATGGTATCTCAACGAAGAGCCcagacgaaaaaagaaaagaggcttTGGAACGAATTTTGCAATTCAACCCAGTGAAAGCAG GAGACAAAGACTATGCCTCGCCAGTTGGCTTTGTCAAAGGCGGAGTTCAACAACAAACAGAAAGGGGAGAGATTGTTGAAACAAATGAGAATCCCGGCTCTTCTTCTGAAAG TGCAACAAACGTGTCAAATGATTCGCGAACGAACCCAAACAATGAAATAGGCGGATGGGAGAAACACACCAAAGGCATCGGTGCTAAGCTTCTATTAAAG ATGGGCTACAAACCCGGACAGGGGCTCGGCAAGAGTTTACAAGGAAGGAGTGAACCTATAGAAGCCAAAGTTCGTAAAGGACGAGCAGCAATTGGCAGCGAAGAGTTGTTACCACCAAAATCGCATCATCGTTCCAACGCCCAACAGTCGTTAATCGAACACAAactaaa aaacaagaaattttccaagagaaaaaagaacgtGTTGGCTGCCATCCCTAAAGCAGCAGAACCTCCCAGGAGAATGAATCTCATCTATCCGGAATTTTCAAACTACCAGAGCAAAACGTCAAATATCCTGCGTTCATCGATGGGCGATCGTATGACAATAGACAGGACACCGGATGTTATTTGTATAGCAAGCTCAGATGACGAAGATTGCCTGATTCTGTCTGACGCTGAAAATTCTTCCAAAACAACATTACCCTCGGACGATGCGAATAGAACCACACCAGCCAGGCGCACCACACCGTTAAAGAGTCCGACTTCAACGAGTTCCGCCAGATCAAGCGCTGCTTCGTGTGATGTTGTTTGCATTTCGAGTTCAGATGAAGAggattgtttcattttatctGATGGTGAAACGTCCCCCTCTAATGAGATTGGCGCTCGTGTCTCAACGGCCTTGTCCAACAACAATACTCCCGAAACTTTTTCATGGAATCGCCCGAAGTTGTCAGTTTCGCAACGTAGGATGAGAAAAATGCGGATGAAGGAGTGGTCTCAACGGAGAAAAATCCGACACAGCATTTCCAATTTGTAA
- the LOC124336901 gene encoding hemocyte protein-glutamine gamma-glutamyltransferase-like, whose translation MSSSSLNQPGSPGMLRRSNMTQQGSPVMLHRSMSNSGLNNLAHSSSFVRRNNDRDGMGNNAGVSPGGSNAAYRASLVSHYAEDLDRRRRAERAVEEIRTDGMPSDNLKIESVELFSRDNAREHRTDRYEMVFDNGRDIGSPSSMAMSRSVTNMASMSSMSPMSSPMLSMDYRSSSSPSTTVLRRGQPFFMAIRMKDRNFDPRRDILRASFTFGPNPQVTKGTKVVLPFRMNQREFSRAPQKWDMRLHQQEGFNITFQVHIPANALVGLWRVNIETTTTTPGARVDEFRFKDDIYILFNPFCRDDPVYLDNEELRREYLMNETGKVFVGTHHRPKGRRWVYGQFSDVALPAAQLLLEQSGLNPTERGNPVQVVRAIASIINANEGFGLLEGKWEGSFEDGVCPWVWTGSNKIFEHYLRNGSKPVKYGQCWVFAAVATSIFRALGIPSRPVTNFVSARDTNHTLSVDKYFDIFGDEMKGGPDGDNQDAVWNFHAWTEVWMSRPDLQANCNGWQAIDPTPPPHFWQKNTGDQKSRGPLAVEAFRRGPSSVESVRRGEVGFAFDTPYLFAEVNAEVSHFQEDETSHWGYRKIHVNNYQVGRMILTKRPGADDDVSDADAEDITSLYKNPDGMSRYQKQGDFNYHFNQGMSSPYLERRDMNMRDRDNNRDMMHYPGTSVRRLSSVDIARKPWYDESRHPTDSGSSAAERVSAMNASRSVERTQPMFDNRPVNEDVYFDLIEQEKVAWGQPFNLQVLVQNRSQEMRTITTILSANSVYYTGVTARRLGRSDRQFVLQPGGRETLQVRISWDEYRDKIVDYGHIKIFAMASVQETKQSWSEEDDFQLEKPKLDVQIRGNPQVGQDCFATFSFMNPVSVTLTECEFTFEGPGLVRPQTVKYRDVKPGEMISFAQKFIPRFNGERKLVATFNSRELGDIVGSRPIHVRD comes from the exons ATGAGTTCTTCATCATTGAATCAACCCGGATCTCCAG GCATGTTGCGTCGTTCGAACATGACTCAACAAGGATCACCAG TTATGTTGCATCGTTCAATGAGCAATTCCGGTTTGAACAACTTGGCCCATTCGTCGAGCTTCGTTCGCCGTAACAACGATCGCGATGGAATGGGTAACAACGCCGGAGTCAGTCCCGGTGGCAGCAACGCCGCTTACCGCGCCTCATTGGTCTCGCACTACGCCGAAGATTTGGACAGACGTCGTCGCGCTGAACGAGCTGTCGAAGAGATTCGCACCGATGGAA TGCCCTCAGATAACCTGAAGATCGAATCTGTTGAGCTTTTCTCACGAGACAACGCCCGAGAACATCGCACTGATCGCTACGAGATGGTTTTTGACAACGGCCGc GACATTGGATCTCCATCATCCATGGCTATGTCCAGGTCCGTGACAAACATGGCTTCCATGTCTTCGATGTCACCAATGTCATCACCAATGTTGTCGATGGACTACCGTTCATCTTCTTCACCGTCGACTACCGTTCTCCGTCGTGGCCAGCCTTTCTTCATGGCTATCCGCATGAAGGATCGTAACTTTGATCCACGCCGTGACATCTTGCGGGCATCGTTTACTTTTG GCCCCAATCCTCAAGTGACCAAGGGAACCAAAGTCGTTTTGCCTTTCCGCATGAATCAGCGCGAATTCAGCCGGGCCCCGCAAAAGTGGGACATGCGTCTCCATCAACAAGAGGGTTTCAACATCACTTTCCAA GTTCACATCCCCGCCAACGCGCTCGTCGGATTATGGCGAGTGAATATTGaaacgacgacaacgacgccCGGTGCGCGCGTTGACGAATTCCGTTTCAAGGATGACATTTACATCTTGTTCAACCCCTTCTGCCGAG ACGACCCAGTTTACTTGGACAACGAGGAGCTTCGCAGGGAGTATCTCATGAACGAGACTGGCAAGGTCTTTGTAGGCACTCACCACCGCCCGAAAGGACGCCGTTGGGTTTACGGTCAGTTCTCCGACGTTGCTCTGCCAGCTGCCCAACTTTTGCTTGAACAGTCTGGTCTCAACCCGACCGAGAGAGGCAACCCTGTCCAAGTCGTCCGCGCCATTGCTTCCATC ATTAACGCCAACGAAGGCTTTGGATTGTTGGAAGGCAAATGGGAAGGCTCGTTCGAAGATGGTGTTTGCCCGTGGGTGTGGACTGGAAGCAACAAAATCTTTGAGCACTATTTGCGCAACGGATCCAAGCCAGTCAAATACGGACAATGCTGGGTGTTTGCCGCCGTGGCCACTTCCA TCTTCCGTGCTTTGGGTATTCCATCTCGTCCCGTGACCAATTTCGTTTCCGCACGTGATACCAACCACACCCTGTCCGTCGACAAGTACTTTGACATCTTTGGCGATGAGATGAAAGGTGGCCCAGATGGCGACAATCAGGATGCCGTTTGGAACTTCCACGCTTG GACTGAAGTTTGGATGTCAAGACCTGATCTCCAAGCCAATTGCAATGGATGGCAGGCTATTGATCCCACTCCCCCTCCTCATTTCTGGCAGAAGAACACGGGAG ATCAAAAGAGCCGTGGACCGTTGGCCGTTGAAGCTTTCCGTCGTGGACCCTCTTCCGTCGAGTCGGTTCGTCGTGGTGAAGTTGGATTCGCTTTCGACACCCCATAT CTGTTTGCTGAGGTCAACGCTGAAGTGAGTCACTTCCAGGAAGACGAGACTTCACACTGGGGATACAGGAAAATTCACGTCAACAACTACCa GGTCGGCCGCATGATCTTAACCAAGCGACCGGGAGCCGACGATGACGTCAGCGACGCCGACGCAGAAGATATCACGAGTCTTTACAAGAACCCTGATGGCATGTCCCGCTATCAGAAGCAAGGCGATTTCAACTATCACTTCA ATCAGGGAATGTCGTCACCCTATCTGGAAAGGAGAGATATGAATATGAGGGATAGAGATAACAATAGGGATATGATGCACTACCCTGGAACATCTGTGCGTCGATTGAGTTCAGTCGATATCGCTCGCAAACCCTGGTATGATGAATCACGTCATCCTACCGATTCCGGTAGCTCTGCAGCGGAACGCGTCTCAGCCATGAACGCATCTCGCAGTGTTGAACGAACTCAGCCTATGTTTGACAACCGACCAGTCAACGAAGATGTTTACTTTGACTTGATCGAGCAAGAAAAAGTTGCCTGGGGACAGCCTTTCAATCTCCAAGTTCTTGTCCAG AATCGTTCACAAGAAATGAGAACCATCACGACGATCCTATCTGCAAACTCCGTTTATTACACCGGAGTTACTGCGCGTCGTCTTGGTCGCAGCGATCGTCAGTTTGTTCTTCAACCTGGAGGCC GAGAAACTCTGCAAGTCCGCATCAGCTGGGACGAATATCGCGACAAAATTGTCGACTATGGCCATATCAAGATCTTTGCCATGGCTTCTGTGCAAGAGACTAAGCAGTCGTGGAGCGAAGAAGATGACTTCCAGCTGGAGAAACCCAAGTTGGATGTCCAG ATCCGAGGAAACCCGCAGGTGGGTCAGGATTGCTTCGCTACATTCAGCTTCATGAACCCAGTGTCAGTTACTCTGACAGAGTGCGAGTTCACATTCGAAGGACCCGGTCTTGTTCGCCCACAAACTGTGAAATACCG TGACGTGAAACCGGGAGAGATGATCAGTTTCGCCCAAAAGTTCATTCCTCGATTCAACGGTGAGCGCAAATTGGTTGCCACTTTCAACTCTCGCGAATTGGGCGACATTGTTGGCTCTCGTCCGATTCACGTTCGTGACTGA
- the LOC124337274 gene encoding histone H2B.3 yields the protein MPPKVSGKAAKKAGKAQKNIAKGDKKKKRKRKESYAIYIYKVLKQVHPDTGISSKAMTIMNSFVNDIFERIAGESSRLAHYNKRSTITSREIQTAVRLLLPGELAKHAVSEGTKAVTKYTSTK from the coding sequence ATGCCCCCCAAGGTTAGCGGAAAAGCTGCGAAGAAGGCTGGCAAGGCCCAGAAGAACATCGCCAAGggcgacaagaagaagaagcgcaagaGGAAGGAGAGCTACGCCATTTACATCTACAAAGTGTTGAAGCAGGTCCACCCCGACACTGGCATCTCCTCCAAAGCCATGACCATCATGAACAGCTTCGTCAACGACATTTTCGAGCGTATCGCTGGAGAGTCGTCCCGTCTTGCCCACTACAACAAGCGTTCGACCATCACTAGCCGGGAAATCCAGACGGCCGTCCGTCTGCTCTTGCCCGGTGAGTTGGCCAAGCACGCCGTGTCTGAAGGCACCAAGGCAGTGACCAAGTACACCAGCACCAAGTAG